TAACATCGATTATCTGGGTCTCGCCCTCCTTGAGGGCATATATGGTGTCATCAACCTTGAGGAGTATCGTTGGGTTGCCCTCAGTAATGTTGTAGAACCCAACTACTGAGTATTTCCTTCCGTCTGCGCCCTCAACAACAGTGCCATCGAGGGGAACCTCGATCTCCTTGGTAGTCCCTTCCATGTTTATCTCAAGGGTGACATTCTTAGCTTCGGTAATGGTCTTGACAAAGACTTTCCTGCTACCGTACCAGTTGGTGTCCACCCAAACATTCTCGTGGTCCGCGGGGTTCTGGTATTCATCCTCGTTCATAACTGCATACTTCCCGAGGAAGTCTCCACCGAACACTGGAAGGTCCGGTATGTCCCACAGGTAAGAGATGTCCTTCTTCACAATAACGCTTGCGACGCTAGCTTCGACATCCTTCTCGGTGTAGAGAAGGCTTCCGATTGCAACGGCTATGTCAGCGGCTGAAGCAACATCCATTGCAGCACCCTGGCTTCCAACGACGATTTTAACGTTTGGCTGTCCGTCCTTAACAAAGAAGTCCTTTGGGATGTTATCCTGAACGGTCGGCTGGGCGCTGGCAAAGCCGAGGGTTGCGCCAACCATTGCGGCACCGACTGCGAGTGCCGCGATCTTCTTCACCTTCATCTCCACAACACCTCCGTGGGTTGTTGGGGGCTTAGCCCCTACTAACAAGTGTTGTCATACCTATCTGGCCACTAGGGGTTTAAATACTTTTCGCTTTCAGACCCTTTCAGCGGCCCAAAAAAGCTCGCTGATTGCCGTAAAAATAGAAAGAAGGCTTAACTGAATGCCTATATATAATTCGCCTTTTGCCGATATTATCTCGTCAACTTGAAAGAGGTATTGGCCTTCTCAAGTGCCTTTGCCTTTATGGGTCTAGTGACGAGCTCGTGCGCGAACCCCGCAAGGTCTGTAAGAACCCCTTGAATCTCAGGCGGGTTCAAGTCCACGATTTCAGGCTCCACTACCGATATGGCCACCGGAGCATACTTTCCAGTCAGCTGAAAGGCCGTCTCCACACTGGAGATGAGCTCTGCAGCCACCAAAAAGAGCTTCCTGCCGGTTTCCTTGTTCTCATCCTGGAGCTGCATGACGAACTTGTTTATCTTGCATCCCTCGTAGGAAAGTGCCTTTTTAAGGTCTTTCTCAACCTGCTTCTCGTCTTCACCGTAGGCTTCGATGACGAACCTGTAGAGAACCATCCTGTCGTCTATTATCATTGACTCTATTTCTTCTCTGGAATATCCAACATGAGGTTCTGGGAGCTCCTCAAGTTTGGGGTACGCTGCCAGCGGACCGAACTTGTCAATAAGCTGGCCCATCAGGTATGAAACTCCCCCAAGGATCTTTGTTAAGTGCTCCGCGGGGATTTCAATGCTATCCGTGGAAACCAGATCGATCGCCGCAGGCGCGTATCTGATGGCCAAATCAACGAGAACTTCAAAAGGCCCCCTGATCCTGGCCTCTATCATCCCCGAGTATGGGAGGAGGTCGTTCTCAGGGTCCTCGACTATCTCGCCGACGTAAACATCCTTGATCTCGATGCCCTTTTCACCCTTCAGGGCCTCTACAGTCTGCTCTATAGAGCTTTCTAAAGCTTTCCTGTCGTTGGAGAGACCTTCGATATAGAAAATAACTTCAATCGGCTCCATTTTCACCACCAAATGCCTGGATATCTCTTTTTTGTGTATGTCCCAATGATAGGAATGGGTTCGCCGCAGAACCCGCACCTTCCATCATCGGTCACGTTGTACTCAACAATCTCAAACCCATACCGGACTATTAAAGGCTTTCCACACTTCGGGCAGTAGGTGTGCTCTCCCGGATGGCCGGGGACGTTTCCAATGTAGACGAACTTCAAACCCTCTTCCTTGGCAACGCGGTAGGCCATCTCTATAGTCTCCACCGGGGTCGGGGGAAGGTGGAGGAGCTTATAGTGCGGGAAGAAGCGGGAGAAGTGGACTGGTGTATCGTCGCCCATCTCTTCAACGACCCAGCGGGCAAAGGCCCTTATCTCCTCCTCTTTATCGTTCAGCGTTGGGATTATGAGGTAGGTCAGCTCGACGTGGATTCCATAGTCTTTCTTCGCTATCACAGCCGTCCTCCTGCTCGGCTCCCCGCTCGGGACGCTCGCTATCTTCATGTAGAACTTATCGTCGAAGGCCTTAATGTCGATGTTCATCGCATCAATGTAAGGAGCAAGCTCCCTAAAGGGCTCCTCGTTGATGTAGCCGTTGGTTATCATGAGGTTGTAGAGGCCCTCCTTTTTAGCAAGCTTTGCCGTGTCAAGAACGAACTCGTACCATATCACAGGCTCGTTGTAGGTGTAGGCTATGCTCTCACAGCCGTACTTCTTCGCCATCGTGACTATCATCTTAGGCGTCATGTCGTGGAGGTAAGGGAAGTTCTCATCGGCCTGGCTTATCTCCCAGTTCTGGCAGTGCTTGCAGTGCATGTTGCAGCCAACGGTTGCTATCGAGAAGGCACAGGAACCCGGCCAGAAGTGGAAGAGGGGCTTCTTCTCAACCGGATCGGCCGCTATCGAGGAGACTTTCCCGTAGTTGAGGGTGTACAGCTTCCCGCCTATGTTCTTCCTGATCTTGCACGACCCTCTCTTACCCTCGTCGATGATGCAGTTGAGGGGGCAGAGCCTGCACCTTACGCGGTTGTTCTCAAGGGGCTCCCACCACATCGCCTCGCGCATGTTCCCACCCATCGGGTTTATTATCATCGTTCCCGTTTAAGGTTTCCGTAAAGATCATGGTATTCTTTTATCATCAGGAATCTCGCGCCCAGCGATTTGTAGTAATCAATAAGAGTAGCCAACAGATCAAGGGCCTTCTCACCGGTATTGAATCTGCAGTCCCACCGTATTTTTTCGTTCTGCATAGGCACAAACTCCCAGGGGTGAGCAAAGTACACCCTAGGTTCTCTTAGCCTTCCGTGAATTACTCTCTGGAGCTTCCAGGGAAGTCGGAGCACTGAACTGGTCGTTGATGCGGGCACTTCTAGGACTCCTCCAAAAAACCTGACTCCCTCCCGGTAGCCTTTGTAAGTAGCTTTAGAAGAATCCACGAGTACTCCATTTTTTTCAAGAAGAGAGTAATAGGGCCCTGGGAGCTGGAGGTTGGGTGCCCTAAAAGAGACGACGTCCCCAAACTCACGCAGGACTTTTAAGGACTTCTCAATAACAAAAGTTGCCTTGTCCTTTGGCAATTTATCAAGTCGCTCATGGTTATAGCCGTGGCTTCCGAGTTCGTGACCTTCGTCTACTACACGCTTAGCAAGTTCCGGGAAGCGCCTGGCCATCTCCGCAGTAAAGAAGAAGGTAGCTCGTACTTTCTTCTCCGCAAGAAGGTCAAGTATCTGTGAGAGGCCCCTTTCCATTCCCTTTGTGGTGTTAAGGTATGGAGGGCAGTCCTGTTCGACGTCAAAGGTCATCGAAACGTGCATTATCCAATCCTCCTGGACAGCTTGTAGAGCAGATAGAGCTTGTCTCTCCCATCTGCCTCGTTCAGGGTCACCTTATAGACCTTAATCATTTTCCTAATTATAACCTCCCACGAAAACTTTTTGGCCACACGCCTCCTGGCCTCTGAACCAACTTTCTCAATCAACTCCGGGTTCATCAGGGCATACGCTAGGTTCCTACTCACTTCTTCTTCGGTGTGCCCCAAGAGTCCAGTTTTTCCATCGAGGATCACGTCTGAGATCCCGCTCCTTTCCCTGCCCACAACCAGCCTGCCCGTTGCTGATGCCTCTAAACCGACTATGGAGAACGACTCCAAGATTCCCGGTACCAACACGATATCCGAAGCCCAGTAAAACTTCAAAAGCTCATCGCGGGGCATGAAGTAATAGAGGAGGGTGTTGTCCATGAGTCCGGTTCCTTTGAGGTTCTCCTCTAACTTCTCCCTCATCTCTCCGTTGCCCACAATCAACAGCTTCACTTTATCCTTGGGCAGACCGGAAAGCCTAATGGCGTTTGACACAATCAGAGGTAACCGGTGGGCATTTTTTCTGGCTGTCATCCTCCCGTTATAGAACAGGACTATCTCGTCAGTTATTCCCAACATCCTTCTAACCCTCTCCCTCTCCTCCGGCTCGGGGGGCCTCCACTTTTCAGTGTCTATGCCGTTGGGAACTACGAAAACACGCCTGTCTTCGAGGGCTTCCTCAAGTAATCTGACAGTGTCCCTAGCGACGGGTCTGCTCACCGCAACAAAGGTGTCAACTCTTTGAAGGACGCGCTTTAGGATTGGTCTCAAAATCGGGTCGGCCGAGGGGGCACCGTAGAAGGAGTGATTTGTTGCCACGACTGGAACACCCCTAATCCCACGTGAGAGATTCGCCACGGCGATTGATAACGGGGAGTAGATGCTGTGAACATGGGTTATATCAAAACCTGTTTGTTTGTACAGCTTGTTTATCTTCCACAACTGATTTGCCCCAAGGCTTATGTGGCTTTTTTTGAGATAAACTGGAGCAGGAAATCTGACAACTGGATATGGATGGCTGTCAGAGTATGGCCTCATATACCTGTAGTCGTGAGTTATCACGTAAGGTTCGTGACCCACCTTTAGCAGGTTTCGGGCAAGCTCATCAATATGACTCTCTATCCCTCCGATTTTAGGGAAAAACCAGTCCGATGCTATTGCGATTTTAAGGCTCTCCACATGAGCCACCCCCCTGAGGTAACTAGAATAACAAAGCCTGTTATACTGCTCAGGACATAAGAGATGAACCTCTCCAATAACGTTACTGGGACTGCCAAGGCCATTGGAACTCCCAAGTGGGCAAGTAGTCCCACTAAGCCCCCCTCTACTATTCCCACTCCCCCAGGAGTTAGTGCAATGAGCCCGAGGAAGAAGTTAATGATTGACACTCCAATAAGAATCCCCCAGCCGAGATTAAGCCCGAATGCCGCAGTCACGAGCTTGAAATGGATCACGTCGAGAACCCACACAACCGAGCTCAGAGTTATGACTCCCAGGGTTATGTGGTGCTTATCACGCAGAGATGATATCTTTTTTATCTCTTCATTGTCCGATTTCTTGCTGAGAATCTTGAATGAAAACTCAACGAGCAGATCCCATTTCCACCAAATAACTCCAGTCACGATCACCACGACTAAGACAACAGTCTTGGGAATATGGTGGAGGCGAGTTAGGTACAGCATAAAGAGCGCAAAAACTGGGATGCTCTCAAGGATTCTCTCATAAATAACACTGGCTGTTGATATTTCAGGTGGAATACTGTTCTTCTTTGAAACCCAAGCAATCCTCAAAATCTCGCCGCCTCCACGGCTGGTTGGGGTCACGTTATTTACAAATATAGAGGCAAGTATTGCCTTGACGAGATCTTCCAGAGGGGCGTCTCTCCCCATTCCTCTAAGAACCAGTTTCCACCGAAGGGCATATATCAAAACGCTCAAATAATACGTTAGAACTGCCAAAAGAAGGTATGTAACTGGAATATTCTCTATAATGCTCAAGTACTGCGTGCCTGAGTTCATAATCCCTTTTATCATTCTCTCAGCCCAGCCCTGATTACTAATGGGCTTTAAAAAATTTTGTTCATAATATGGTTCGTTGTGAAGGATAAAATTAGAGCACAAACCCTCCCGCTAGGTGCTCCCAACCGTAGAGGGCGAGAGGTTCCCCATCAATGTAAACCCCATCCCCCTGTTTTACTTTTCCAATTACCGTGAAGTTGAAATCAAGCTCAGAGGCTTTCTCTGGCGGCACTGTAAAAACAAGCTCAAACTCCTCACCGCTGGCCAGGGCTATCTCAGTGGGATCCATCCCAAGGGATTCTGCCACTTCATAAACTTCCTCCCGTATTGGAAGTCTCCCGGAGCTTATCTCAATTCTAACACTGCTCATTCTAGAGATCAAATGGAGCTCCTTTGAGAGGCCGTCGCTTATATCTATGGCGGAGTTCGCAAATTTGCTGAGGACGGCTCCCTCCCCAACTCTCGCCTTTGGCTCAAGGAATTTCTCATAGAGTGCCTCTCTAGTCCTCGGAGACACGTCAAGGCCATGTCTCCATACCAGATAACCGGCAAGCGCCCGCCCTATGTCCTCGGTAACACACACAAGGTCACCTGGCTTGGCTCCAGAGCGCGTTAAGAGCCTCTTAGTCCTCCCGAGGGCAATGCCGTCGATTATCAAATCCTCCGCCTCGTTGGTGTCCGCGCTGAGAACCGGAATCCCGTAGTAGTCGAGGGCCTTCCCAATCCCCTTGGCTATCCCCTCCAGATACGCCTCATCCAGCTCCTCCGGAATTCCAAGAGAGAAGAGGAAGCCCACCGGTTTAGCACCCATCGCGGCAACGTCGCTCACGTTCATCGTCACGGCTTTGAAGCCGACCTGCTCGGGCGTCATTATGTCGGGAACGTCCGTTTTTCTAACGAGCATGTCGTTCGTGGCTACCAGCCACCCATCTCCAATCTTTAAGGCTCCGGCATCGTCCCCGAGGGGAAGCTCCCCCTGCCTCTTCAGGTGCTTGAGGAAGAGCTCGATTATTTCTGACTCCCGCATGATATCGCCTCCGAGGGTGTTAAGATCATGAAGCAGAAGCCCAATAACAGAAAAGCTTTTCATCATCCCTCAAACTGAGTAAGTCCTTATCCCCGGTTACAAGTGCTTCAACCTTTCCAGCGATCGCAGTAGCTATTACGGGATTATCCTTTGGATCCCTCGAAATGGGAGGGATTTTCCCCGTCTGGACTTTGATTGAGAACTCTCCTAAGAGTGAGAGATACCTCTCCACCTTATCCCCGGAAATCCCAAATTTTCCCGTGAGGATTCTCCTAATTTCCTCTTCTACATAATCTGAAATGACGTTCTCATGAACTCCCACAAGGCATTCCCAGAGGAGCTTCCTTTCATTACCGTGCCAGAAGTAAGCGGAAATGAGAACATTGGTGTCGAGCAGAACCCTCATTCCCCATACCTCACTTCCCTTACTGCCTTGATAACATCCTCCTTTGAGGCCCTTAGGGATTTTGCCGCTTCTTCTCCTTCTTTGAGAACTTCCTCAACATCTATCTTGAGTTTCTTCATGACTATTACATCCCCTCCGGAGAACATGAGCAGGTACTCCCCCTCCTTTATGCCAAGCTTGTCTCTGAGACTCTTGGGTATCTCCTTACTTATTTGGCTTTCGGATGAATTCGGTTATGCTCCTCTGCTTGGGCTTCTCCTCAACATCGGGAACCTCCACCTCGATGCTCTCAAGGTCTTCGATACTCGCGTTCTTGACCTCCTCTAGAAGCCTAATCTCCCCGTACTTTCCTCCACCACCGGGAATTACTATCAGCTTTCCATTCCTGTACGCCCAGATGGCCTTTGCAACCTCTTCGTGAACCTTTGCCAGCTCCTCAACCGGCACATCCACGAGGACCTTTATCTCGCTACCGAACTCCCTCAGAAACCTCTCCCAGACGAACCTTACAGCTTTAGTCTCAACGCCCTTTTCGAGAACCATCGCTATTATCTCGGCGAGAGGGGCGAGATGCAGGTAAGGTGGCCTGTCCTTCGGCCTTTCATCTGTGTCCGCAAGCTCAAGGATTCTGTCCCTTACTCCCTTCTTTATCCTCCCGCCGCACTTCGGGCACTTCCAGTGGTAGGCCTTGGCCTCTTCGAGGGAGTACTTCGTGTAACAGCGGGAGCATGCGGTAAGGTGGTACTTGCCGAGCCTCGGGTCGAGACCCGCGTTGAGGATTATTTTCCTCCCGCCTTTTCTCAGGATGGCCTTTCGAATCTCCTCGAAGGTTGCCTCCTCGACTTCAAAGCGGTTGAACTCCCTTCCAAGCCTGTGGGGCATCGGCGAGTGGGCGTCGCTGTTGCTGAGGTAGGTAAGTTTGTGATGAGCCTTTATTCTGTCGGCCATCTCGCTGTCGGCCGAGAGACCCAGCTCGAGGAAGTGAATCTTGGCATCTCCATAAGCTTCCCTCAGCGAGTCGTACTCCTTGTAGAGGCTCGTCCAGGGGGTAAAGGCGTGGGCTGGACCAATTAGAACATCAAGCTCGTTGGCGAGATCCGCTATTTCAGCCGCCGAAAGGCTGAGGTGAGGCCTTCCCTCACTCTCGATATCTGGAGAATAGGGTTTAAGCCTCTCCCTCATCTCGCGGACGGTTTCAATGCTCGGAAAGATAAGGACGTGATGAACCCTCCGGTTGTCCTCAACCTCGGTCGTGAGGAGAAACCTGATGCCGTTCCTCTCGTAGGTTCCCTCGTCGACCTTTTTGGCGTATTTGAGAAGTTCTCTCTCCCAGTGAGGGTTGAGGATGTCCCCGGTGCCAACGATTCCAAGCCCCTTGAAGCGGGCGTTCTCAGCCAAGTTCGGAATCGTCATTGCCTTTGAGACGGCCTTCGAGTAGCGCGAGTGTATGTGGAGGTCGGCGTCAACTATCATGCCATCACCTCAGTCAATGTACATTCCCTCAAGGCCGCGGTAGTAGGCCTTGTATATGTCCCTTTTGGTTATCACACCCACAAGCTTCCGGTTCTCTGGACTCTTAACAACGGGAAGGAGGTTCTGGTCGTAGGCCATTATCTTCTCAAAGGCATCTTCGGCCGTTTCAGTCTGATAAGTGACGGCGTAGGGCCGGTTTAAGAACCTCTCAACCTTTAGCCTCTTCACAGATGAGGGCCTCTTCAGAATGTCTTTGATCCCGATTATCCCTATAACGTTGAGGTTCTCGTCAACGACGGGGAAGCAGTCGTGGCCTGTCTCACCTATCAGATGTTCCACATCGAAGAGCGTCATGTCTTTCGTAACGTAAACGGGGTTTCTGCTCATTATCTCACCAACCGAGATGGTCTCAAGGACAACTGGCCTTCCAGTTCTAACGCGGTAACCCTTCCTCAGGAGCTTGAGGGTGTAGATTGACTCTCCCCTTAGGAAGAACCTCGCGGTCAGGAAACCCATGGTGGCGGAGGTCATGACGGCGGGTAGGAGGGCGTAGCTTCTTGTCAGCTCGGTCACCATGAGTATCTGGGTTATTGGAGCCTGGGTCATGCCGCTGAAGAAGGCCGCCATGCCCGCGAGGGCATAGACAGCAGGGTTTGGCGCAAGGAAGGGGAAGAGAAGCTTGATCAGAAAACCAAAGGCCGCTCCAAACATCGTTCCTATGTAGAGGCTCGGCGCAAAGACGCCCCCACTGTTCCCAGAGCCAACGGTCAGGGCAGTTGCCAGCATCTTAACTACCCCAAGGGTCAGTAGGAGGACGATGGTCATCTTCCCATAGAATGCCAACCTCATGCCCTCGTATCCTATCCCAAATATACCGTAATTGGGAAACAGCATCCCGAGAAAGCCAACGCCAAGGCCTCCTATGGCCGGTTTTAGAAGTGGATTGATTTTCAGGCCCTCAAAGGCGTCAAAAACGCGGTAGATGAACTTCGCATAGAAGGCCGCCAAGATTCCAAGAAGCAGACCGAGGATGAAGAAGAAGGGAAGCTCAAAGAGCGTGTGCCCTAGACCCCCGGGGATTTCAACCTCAAAAGCCTGTTTGAGAATCGCCAGTGTAACTGCGTTTCCAGTAACTGCTGAGATGAATATCGGAACGAGGTTAACTGAGAAAGCACCCATATAAACTACCTCCAGGGCGAACATAGCCCCGGCAAGCGGAGTGTTGAAAGTCCCCGCTATCCCCGCTGCCAAGCCACAGGTTACTAGGAGCTTTTTCATTTCCTTTGATAGATTGAACCACCTTGTGAGGATTGAAGTTAAGGCCGCACCTATGAAGCCTATTGGACCTTCCCTGCCCACGCTACCGCCCGAACCGATGGTTATCGCTGTAGCAACTATCTTGGCTACGGCAAAACGGCTGGATATGTTGCCTCCTTTAAAGATAACAGCCTCAATGACTTCAGGTATCCCGTTCCCCCGTATATCGGGAAACTTGACAACGAGAACCGCAACCAGGAGGGCACCTATTGTGGGTAAAAGGATATACCCGAGGTTCACCCCATCAACCCCATACGAGACTAAGGGCAAGAGCCCCTCAAAGAAGAGCTTGTGCGTCCACGCTATTAGAACCCTGAAGACAACCGCACCCAGCCCTCCAACTAACCCCGCCAAAAGAGAAAAACCAAGCACAGCTACCCACTTTTTGATGTAGTGGCCGTTCGAAGTGTTCATAGTACCCCACTGGTGTTGGGGGCTTAAGCTTTTATACCCACCGCCCAACTTATCTTGGTGAAAAGCTGTGAAAGTTGAAGGGTTTGTAGCATCTCTTAGAGAAGCCGAGACGATAGGCGGGCTCTTTAAGATACTCCAGGAGAAAGGCGCTCCGGTTCTCGAACTGGACGGTCAAAAGTTCCTCATAGTTGTTGAGGGCGACTTCGAGGGAAGACCATTCTGGACCGAGATAAACGGTGAGAAGGCCAACCAGGCCCTCGGTGATGCAATGCTCAACTCATCGAGCTTCCCCTTCAAGTGCAAGAAGCCCTACACGGGTGGAAACGTCATATTCGTGAACTTCGACGACATAGAGGTTGAGAAGTTCCTCGTTGCCTACCGCGACCCGGATTATGGCATATTCTACCTCGTTGAGAACGGCATGGCCAAGGAGATAACGAAGGAAGAGTACGAGAACCTCATTCCAGAGATGCCGGAGTTCAAGGTAAAGGGAATGAGCGAAGAGCAGATGGACATGATGGGAGCCTTCTTCGGATGAAAAAGAGAGGGCTCAGGAGGAGCCCCTTAGCTCCTTTATCTCTCCTTCGTTTCCTGTATCCTCCCGACCTTCTGGGCGGCCTTCTCCGCCTTCGCCTTCTCTATCTCCGCCTTGAAGGCCCACTCGAGGAGCGGCGGCGTTATCAGCACCGAGACAGTTATGAATATCAGCGTTGCCGCTATGAACTTCGGAGCGTCGCTTGATGGGATGGCCCCACCGTGGATAGCAACCATGAGGTCAACGAGCGCCACCTCCGTCCTCGGCACCGAACCTATTCCCATCTGGAGAGACATCCAGAAGTTCTCCCTCGTGAAGAGGAACTCCCTTCCCCTTCCCCAGGCTGTTATCCAAGCTCCAAAGCCCCTGCCAACGATCTTTCCGACTACGGCTATGACTGACAGAACCGCCGCGAGGGTGATCGCATCGCCGTGCTCGAAGACCCTGAGGTTGAGCATGGCTCCAGTGTGGACGAAGAATAACGGGATGAGGAGGCCGTAGCCTATAGCCCTAACGTCTTCCATCATGCGCTTGCCTTCTGGAAGCTTCGAGAGGATGAGGCCCATCATGAAGGCGCCCTCTATGGCCGCCGCAAACCATCCCTCAGCTAACGCCGCGAAGAGGAACATCATTCCTATTGCCATCCCAAGGATGCCATTCTCGACGTGGAGCCTCTCGGCGAACCTGATGTAGTGGTCGATGAAGTACCAGCCGAGGACGCCGGTGATGAAGAAGAACGCAACTATCTTGAGGCTCAGGCCAAGGAGATCGCCGCTGCCCACCGCGAAGATGACCAGGGCTATGCCGAGGAAGTCGTCCATAACGCTCGCGCTGAGGGAAGCGGCACCGACCTCGCTCCTCAAAACCCCCAAATCCATCATGACCCTGACTGTGAGGCCTATGCTCGTGGCCGTGAGGAGGACGCCGCCGGCGAAGGCCTCCCTGCTCGGGTACCCCCTGGCCATGAGCGCCCACCAGCCGAGAACGAGGGGCACGAAGACGCCGAGAACAGTTGATACCGTGGCCGTCAGTCCCGTCTTTTTGAGCTGTTCTATGTCCGT
This region of Thermococcus stetteri genomic DNA includes:
- a CDS encoding polysaccharide deacetylase family protein; protein product: MHVSMTFDVEQDCPPYLNTTKGMERGLSQILDLLAEKKVRATFFFTAEMARRFPELAKRVVDEGHELGSHGYNHERLDKLPKDKATFVIEKSLKVLREFGDVVSFRAPNLQLPGPYYSLLEKNGVLVDSSKATYKGYREGVRFFGGVLEVPASTTSSVLRLPWKLQRVIHGRLREPRVYFAHPWEFVPMQNEKIRWDCRFNTGEKALDLLATLIDYYKSLGARFLMIKEYHDLYGNLKRER
- the amrS gene encoding AmmeMemoRadiSam system radical SAM enzyme, translated to MREAMWWEPLENNRVRCRLCPLNCIIDEGKRGSCKIRKNIGGKLYTLNYGKVSSIAADPVEKKPLFHFWPGSCAFSIATVGCNMHCKHCQNWEISQADENFPYLHDMTPKMIVTMAKKYGCESIAYTYNEPVIWYEFVLDTAKLAKKEGLYNLMITNGYINEEPFRELAPYIDAMNIDIKAFDDKFYMKIASVPSGEPSRRTAVIAKKDYGIHVELTYLIIPTLNDKEEEIRAFARWVVEEMGDDTPVHFSRFFPHYKLLHLPPTPVETIEMAYRVAKEEGLKFVYIGNVPGHPGEHTYCPKCGKPLIVRYGFEIVEYNVTDDGRCGFCGEPIPIIGTYTKKRYPGIWW
- a CDS encoding TIGR00375 family protein; translated protein: MIVDADLHIHSRYSKAVSKAMTIPNLAENARFKGLGIVGTGDILNPHWERELLKYAKKVDEGTYERNGIRFLLTTEVEDNRRVHHVLIFPSIETVREMRERLKPYSPDIESEGRPHLSLSAAEIADLANELDVLIGPAHAFTPWTSLYKEYDSLREAYGDAKIHFLELGLSADSEMADRIKAHHKLTYLSNSDAHSPMPHRLGREFNRFEVEEATFEEIRKAILRKGGRKIILNAGLDPRLGKYHLTACSRCYTKYSLEEAKAYHWKCPKCGGRIKKGVRDRILELADTDERPKDRPPYLHLAPLAEIIAMVLEKGVETKAVRFVWERFLREFGSEIKVLVDVPVEELAKVHEEVAKAIWAYRNGKLIVIPGGGGKYGEIRLLEEVKNASIEDLESIEVEVPDVEEKPKQRSITEFIRKPNK
- a CDS encoding cation:proton antiporter — translated: MEGVTWLLATIGIALILAKIGDSIIERFELPGVLGELIMGMILGNLVYFGYVAPQYLPIVSGAGYESVLNQIAEFLAKLGIIFLLFLGALDTDIEQLKKTGLTATVSTVLGVFVPLVLGWWALMARGYPSREAFAGGVLLTATSIGLTVRVMMDLGVLRSEVGAASLSASVMDDFLGIALVIFAVGSGDLLGLSLKIVAFFFITGVLGWYFIDHYIRFAERLHVENGILGMAIGMMFLFAALAEGWFAAAIEGAFMMGLILSKLPEGKRMMEDVRAIGYGLLIPLFFVHTGAMLNLRVFEHGDAITLAAVLSVIAVVGKIVGRGFGAWITAWGRGREFLFTRENFWMSLQMGIGSVPRTEVALVDLMVAIHGGAIPSSDAPKFIAATLIFITVSVLITPPLLEWAFKAEIEKAKAEKAAQKVGRIQETKER
- a CDS encoding thiamine-phosphate kinase; protein product: MRESEIIELFLKHLKRQGELPLGDDAGALKIGDGWLVATNDMLVRKTDVPDIMTPEQVGFKAVTMNVSDVAAMGAKPVGFLFSLGIPEELDEAYLEGIAKGIGKALDYYGIPVLSADTNEAEDLIIDGIALGRTKRLLTRSGAKPGDLVCVTEDIGRALAGYLVWRHGLDVSPRTREALYEKFLEPKARVGEGAVLSKFANSAIDISDGLSKELHLISRMSSVRIEISSGRLPIREEVYEVAESLGMDPTEIALASGEEFELVFTVPPEKASELDFNFTVIGKVKQGDGVYIDGEPLALYGWEHLAGGFVL
- a CDS encoding glycosyltransferase family 4 protein, translating into MESLKIAIASDWFFPKIGGIESHIDELARNLLKVGHEPYVITHDYRYMRPYSDSHPYPVVRFPAPVYLKKSHISLGANQLWKINKLYKQTGFDITHVHSIYSPLSIAVANLSRGIRGVPVVATNHSFYGAPSADPILRPILKRVLQRVDTFVAVSRPVARDTVRLLEEALEDRRVFVVPNGIDTEKWRPPEPEERERVRRMLGITDEIVLFYNGRMTARKNAHRLPLIVSNAIRLSGLPKDKVKLLIVGNGEMREKLEENLKGTGLMDNTLLYYFMPRDELLKFYWASDIVLVPGILESFSIVGLEASATGRLVVGRERSGISDVILDGKTGLLGHTEEEVSRNLAYALMNPELIEKVGSEARRRVAKKFSWEVIIRKMIKVYKVTLNEADGRDKLYLLYKLSRRIG
- a CDS encoding AbrB/MazE/SpoVT family DNA-binding domain-containing protein; this encodes MSKEIPKSLRDKLGIKEGEYLLMFSGGDVIVMKKLKIDVEEVLKEGEEAAKSLRASKEDVIKAVREVRYGE
- a CDS encoding lysylphosphatidylglycerol synthase transmembrane domain-containing protein, translated to MIKGIMNSGTQYLSIIENIPVTYLLLAVLTYYLSVLIYALRWKLVLRGMGRDAPLEDLVKAILASIFVNNVTPTSRGGGEILRIAWVSKKNSIPPEISTASVIYERILESIPVFALFMLYLTRLHHIPKTVVLVVVIVTGVIWWKWDLLVEFSFKILSKKSDNEEIKKISSLRDKHHITLGVITLSSVVWVLDVIHFKLVTAAFGLNLGWGILIGVSIINFFLGLIALTPGGVGIVEGGLVGLLAHLGVPMALAVPVTLLERFISYVLSSITGFVILVTSGGWLMWRALKSQ
- a CDS encoding putative toxin-antitoxin system toxin component, PIN family, with amino-acid sequence MRVLLDTNVLISAYFWHGNERKLLWECLVGVHENVISDYVEEEIRRILTGKFGISGDKVERYLSLLGEFSIKVQTGKIPPISRDPKDNPVIATAIAGKVEALVTGDKDLLSLRDDEKLFCYWASAS
- a CDS encoding chloride channel protein; protein product: MNTSNGHYIKKWVAVLGFSLLAGLVGGLGAVVFRVLIAWTHKLFFEGLLPLVSYGVDGVNLGYILLPTIGALLVAVLVVKFPDIRGNGIPEVIEAVIFKGGNISSRFAVAKIVATAITIGSGGSVGREGPIGFIGAALTSILTRWFNLSKEMKKLLVTCGLAAGIAGTFNTPLAGAMFALEVVYMGAFSVNLVPIFISAVTGNAVTLAILKQAFEVEIPGGLGHTLFELPFFFILGLLLGILAAFYAKFIYRVFDAFEGLKINPLLKPAIGGLGVGFLGMLFPNYGIFGIGYEGMRLAFYGKMTIVLLLTLGVVKMLATALTVGSGNSGGVFAPSLYIGTMFGAAFGFLIKLLFPFLAPNPAVYALAGMAAFFSGMTQAPITQILMVTELTRSYALLPAVMTSATMGFLTARFFLRGESIYTLKLLRKGYRVRTGRPVVLETISVGEIMSRNPVYVTKDMTLFDVEHLIGETGHDCFPVVDENLNVIGIIGIKDILKRPSSVKRLKVERFLNRPYAVTYQTETAEDAFEKIMAYDQNLLPVVKSPENRKLVGVITKRDIYKAYYRGLEGMYID